In the Flagellimonas sp. MMG031 genome, one interval contains:
- a CDS encoding BamA/TamA family outer membrane protein has protein sequence MSGFGVSCNWAKIGLLLLLLSILGCNTLKKVGEDELLLTKNTILVDDEKVTSSEIKGLITQKPNSSLLGYPLKLNLYNLAKENPDSSFEDWLNRKEKREKRLNNLLSEKQVNRLRESFMVKGASEFLKRIGEPPAIIDTSKTNKSVSKLEAYYNTKGYFNNSGEYEIIPGKNSRKAQIEYRVTLNKPYIVDTIQKNITSPELDSIYKNAERSSLVKQGEQFDLEKFTLERERLTNLFRNSGVYNFQESSINYNILRDTTLAANDQLMDVQLNIKKFRSTNDSTDTSMPYKVARHKEINIYADYDIGGGTDTLQKVEYENYNIYYKGKLKYRPKALTDAVFFEKDSIYRDLDRIRTYRQITNLNTFKYPNVEFIPDSTHTHLESNIYLAAKPKYSLNLNFDVTHSNIQRVGTAFSAGVITRNVFGGAETLNVSARGSIGLLSDASLSNETFTSELGGDINITFPRIWLPFNTERIIPYYMLPQSRLSAGTNFQKNIGLDKQSLNSVLSFNWSPTERLKNNIELINVEFVRNVNPNNFFNVYRNTFSNLDDIADAFQDDPQYADLFNPVDEEGEDPRLNIPTGANTFVRRVLDGEIPVSNDDFEQVNSIAERRRRLTENNLIFASNFTHTKNSKSGINDLDFYQYRIKLESAGAMLSLLTNVIPYNQNDQGQNLVFGVPFSQYVKTEFDYIRHWSIGGGQVIAFRSFSGIAIPYGNADNIPFVRSYFAGGSNDNRAWNAYELGPGRTNNINDFNEANLKLALNLEYRFPIAGDVKGALFADAGNIWNVFDNENNPEAIFSGFSSLADIALGTGLGLRYDFTYFVFRLDVGFKTYNPAREGSDRWFDGYNFKRAVFNIGINYPF, from the coding sequence ATGAGTGGTTTTGGTGTATCGTGCAACTGGGCAAAAATAGGATTATTGTTGCTTTTGCTAAGCATTTTGGGTTGCAATACCTTAAAAAAGGTTGGGGAGGATGAACTATTGCTCACCAAAAACACCATTCTGGTCGATGACGAAAAAGTGACCAGCAGCGAAATAAAAGGTCTTATCACCCAAAAACCCAACAGCAGCCTACTGGGGTACCCTTTAAAGCTGAACCTCTATAACCTTGCCAAAGAAAATCCTGACTCTTCCTTTGAAGATTGGCTGAACCGAAAAGAAAAAAGGGAAAAACGCCTGAACAATCTGCTCTCCGAAAAGCAAGTAAACCGCCTGAGGGAATCCTTCATGGTAAAGGGTGCGAGCGAATTTCTCAAACGTATCGGGGAACCTCCGGCGATTATCGACACTTCAAAAACAAACAAATCTGTCAGTAAGTTAGAGGCGTACTACAATACCAAGGGATACTTCAACAACTCAGGGGAATACGAAATCATCCCCGGAAAGAACAGTAGAAAGGCACAAATTGAATATCGTGTGACACTGAACAAGCCCTATATAGTGGACACCATTCAAAAAAACATCACCTCGCCCGAGTTGGATTCCATTTATAAAAATGCCGAGCGCAGTAGCCTTGTGAAACAGGGAGAACAATTTGATTTGGAAAAATTCACCTTGGAACGGGAGCGGTTGACCAATCTTTTCCGGAATTCGGGAGTCTACAATTTTCAGGAAAGCTCCATCAACTATAATATCTTACGGGATACCACCCTCGCTGCGAACGACCAATTGATGGATGTACAGTTGAACATCAAAAAATTCCGAAGTACCAACGACAGCACCGACACCAGCATGCCCTATAAAGTGGCACGACATAAAGAAATCAACATTTATGCGGATTACGATATTGGTGGCGGCACGGACACCTTGCAAAAAGTGGAATACGAGAATTACAACATTTACTATAAAGGAAAATTAAAGTACAGGCCAAAAGCACTTACGGATGCCGTTTTCTTTGAAAAAGATAGTATCTACAGGGATTTGGACCGTATTCGCACCTACAGGCAGATTACGAACCTCAATACCTTTAAGTATCCGAACGTTGAGTTTATACCCGATTCCACACACACCCATTTGGAATCGAATATTTACCTAGCTGCAAAACCCAAATACTCGTTAAACCTCAATTTTGACGTAACCCATTCGAACATTCAAAGGGTGGGAACTGCATTTAGCGCTGGTGTAATTACCAGAAATGTATTCGGCGGTGCGGAAACCTTGAATGTCTCCGCTCGTGGTTCCATTGGTCTTTTAAGCGACGCATCCTTGTCCAACGAAACCTTTACCTCCGAACTTGGTGGTGACATCAATATTACATTCCCAAGGATCTGGCTGCCCTTCAACACCGAGAGGATTATTCCATACTACATGCTGCCACAGAGCCGACTATCGGCGGGTACGAATTTTCAAAAGAACATTGGTCTGGACAAACAGTCCCTTAACTCCGTCTTGTCGTTCAACTGGTCTCCCACGGAACGATTAAAGAACAATATAGAACTGATAAACGTTGAGTTTGTGCGCAACGTGAACCCAAACAATTTTTTCAACGTCTACCGGAATACATTTTCCAATTTGGATGACATCGCTGATGCCTTTCAGGACGACCCTCAGTATGCGGATTTGTTCAATCCCGTGGATGAAGAGGGCGAGGATCCCCGATTGAACATTCCTACTGGAGCAAATACCTTTGTGCGTCGTGTGCTGGATGGCGAAATCCCAGTGAGCAACGACGATTTTGAGCAAGTGAACAGCATTGCCGAAAGACGTAGACGACTAACGGAAAACAACCTCATTTTTGCCAGTAACTTTACCCATACCAAAAACAGCAAATCCGGAATCAACGATTTGGATTTTTACCAATATCGCATCAAACTGGAAAGTGCGGGCGCTATGCTTTCCCTGCTCACCAATGTAATTCCCTACAACCAAAACGACCAAGGCCAAAACCTTGTTTTCGGCGTACCCTTTTCCCAATATGTAAAAACAGAATTCGATTACATTCGCCATTGGAGCATTGGAGGCGGTCAGGTCATAGCTTTTCGAAGTTTCTCCGGAATTGCGATTCCCTACGGCAATGCAGACAATATTCCCTTTGTACGAAGTTACTTTGCCGGTGGCTCCAACGACAACCGTGCATGGAATGCCTACGAACTTGGCCCGGGTAGAACCAACAACATCAATGACTTTAACGAAGCCAACCTAAAACTGGCCTTAAATCTGGAATATCGATTCCCCATTGCCGGAGACGTAAAAGGGGCGCTATTTGCCGATGCCGGGAATATTTGGAACGTATTCGATAACGAGAACAACCCAGAAGCCATTTTCAGCGGATTCTCCTCATTGGCCGATATTGCACTGGGTACGGGATTGGGCTTGCGGTACGACTTTACCTATTTTGTATTCAGGTTGGATGTAGGATTCAAAACCTACAATCCCGCCAGAGAGGGTTCGGATCGTTGGTTCGATGGGTACAACTTTAAAAGAGCGGTATTTAACATCGGGATCAATTATCCCTTCTAG
- the accD gene encoding acetyl-CoA carboxylase, carboxyltransferase subunit beta has translation MSSWFKRKEKGIQTATEEKKDTPKGLWYKSPTGKIVEAEDLAKNFYVSPEDDYHVRIGSKEYFEILFDDNKFRELDTKMTSKDPLKFVDTKKYSDRLQAAQKKTGLKDAVRTAVGKSQGKDIVVACMDFAFIGGSMGSVVGEKISRAIDVAKRKKIPFVMISKSGGARMMEAALSLMQLAKTSAKLAQLAEAKIPYISLCTDPTTGGTTASYAMLGDINIAEPGALIGFAGPRVVKDTTGKDLPEGFQTAEFLKEHGFLDFITHRRDLKKKINLYIDLITNQPIRE, from the coding sequence ATGTCGTCTTGGTTTAAAAGAAAGGAAAAAGGAATACAGACCGCTACGGAGGAGAAGAAAGACACCCCAAAAGGGCTGTGGTACAAATCCCCTACCGGTAAGATTGTGGAGGCCGAAGATTTGGCCAAAAACTTTTATGTAAGTCCAGAGGATGATTACCATGTTCGAATAGGCAGTAAAGAATACTTTGAGATTCTTTTTGACGATAACAAGTTCCGTGAGCTGGATACCAAAATGACTTCCAAGGACCCCTTGAAGTTTGTGGATACCAAAAAATACTCGGACCGTTTGCAGGCCGCCCAGAAAAAAACGGGATTGAAGGATGCCGTTAGAACAGCAGTCGGTAAATCCCAAGGAAAGGATATTGTGGTCGCCTGTATGGACTTCGCCTTTATCGGGGGATCTATGGGGAGCGTTGTCGGCGAAAAAATATCAAGGGCCATAGATGTGGCGAAGAGGAAAAAGATTCCTTTTGTAATGATTTCCAAATCAGGAGGCGCCCGTATGATGGAAGCCGCCCTGTCCTTGATGCAGTTGGCCAAAACCTCGGCAAAGCTGGCACAATTGGCCGAAGCCAAGATTCCATATATTTCTTTGTGCACCGACCCTACAACGGGGGGAACCACGGCGTCCTACGCCATGCTTGGTGACATCAACATTGCCGAACCAGGTGCCTTGATAGGCTTTGCAGGGCCCAGAGTGGTAAAAGACACCACAGGGAAAGACCTTCCAGAAGGTTTCCAAACTGCGGAATTTTTGAAAGAACATGGTTTCTTGGATTTTATCACACATCGACGCGATTTGAAGAAAAAAATCAACCTGTACATAGATTTGATCACGAATCAACCCATAAGAGAATAA
- the ubiE gene encoding bifunctional demethylmenaquinone methyltransferase/2-methoxy-6-polyprenyl-1,4-benzoquinol methylase UbiE produces MSKKVTPYKESELGKKEQVRQMFDNISGSYDGLNRVISFGTDVKWRKRIVAFLKDKSPNSILDIATGTGDLAIAMAKTGAEKIVGLDLSPGMLEVGKHKVAHKQLDSTIEMVVGDSENLPFEDNSFDAITVAFGVRNFEDLEKGLEEIYRVLKPKGHFVVLETSVPTKTPFKQGYNIYTKHIMPSIGKLFSKDRSAYTYLSESASVFPHGEAFNNILRKIGFIGVENKPQTMGVASIYVASK; encoded by the coding sequence ATGTCGAAAAAGGTAACCCCGTACAAAGAATCGGAGCTTGGTAAAAAAGAGCAGGTAAGGCAAATGTTCGATAATATTTCGGGAAGCTATGATGGTCTCAACCGTGTAATTTCCTTTGGAACAGATGTTAAATGGCGTAAGCGCATCGTGGCCTTTTTAAAGGATAAATCCCCTAACTCTATTTTGGATATCGCAACGGGAACCGGGGATCTGGCCATTGCCATGGCCAAAACAGGGGCCGAAAAAATTGTGGGCCTCGACCTCTCCCCCGGGATGTTGGAAGTTGGAAAACACAAAGTGGCCCATAAACAACTGGACAGCACCATTGAAATGGTGGTGGGCGATAGCGAGAACCTGCCCTTTGAGGACAACTCCTTTGACGCGATTACCGTTGCCTTTGGGGTACGTAATTTCGAGGACCTGGAAAAAGGACTGGAAGAAATTTACAGGGTACTCAAGCCAAAAGGACATTTTGTGGTATTGGAAACCTCCGTTCCCACAAAAACTCCATTTAAACAAGGGTACAACATCTACACCAAACATATTATGCCCTCCATTGGCAAACTATTCTCCAAGGACAGATCGGCCTACACCTATTTGAGCGAATCGGCGTCTGTTTTTCCACATGGGGAGGCTTTCAACAATATTTTGAGGAAAATTGGGTTTATAGGAGTAGAGAACAAACCACAGACAATGGGTGTAGCATCCATTTATGTTGCTTCAAAATAG
- a CDS encoding potassium transporter TrkG, with product MKLNTQIIIHIMGLLLLCNGSFMLLAALASGIYKDGVTMDIMLAAIVTMLFGIMAMFYTRGHKKEVKRKEGYIVVTFGWIIMSISGTLPYLFSGAIPSITDAFFETMSGYTTTGASILDDIEALPEGILLWRSLTHWIGGMGIIVLAIAILPLLGIGGMQLFAAEAPGPGGDKLHPRITDTAKRLWLIYFGYTVLESLLLKFAGMSFFDAINHALATMSTGGFSTKNASLAYWNDQPLIQYIVILFMFLAGSNFVLSYFALTGRGQRILRDEEFKYYFGFIVIFTLIVALGVYFKANVPVSDFHPMIFGEAESAFRHSLFQVIAVITTTGFVSADFTSWTPFLTVFFFGLMFLGGSAGSTAGGIKVMRHLLIIKNGILEFKRTLHPNAVIPVRYNQKTVTEHIVYNVIAFFVLYMLLFIIGSLVLGFLGLDFVSAVGGSASSLGNVGPALGSLNPVSNYNSLPAAGKWWCGFLMLLGRLELFTVLIVLTPYFWKKT from the coding sequence ATGAAGCTCAATACACAGATCATTATCCATATTATGGGGCTATTGTTGCTTTGCAATGGTTCCTTTATGCTTTTGGCCGCTTTGGCAAGCGGTATCTACAAAGACGGCGTTACCATGGATATTATGCTTGCCGCTATTGTTACCATGCTTTTTGGAATCATGGCCATGTTCTACACCCGTGGTCATAAAAAAGAGGTCAAAAGGAAGGAAGGATACATTGTTGTGACCTTTGGTTGGATCATTATGTCGATATCGGGAACCCTGCCCTACCTATTTTCCGGGGCCATACCTTCCATTACCGACGCTTTTTTTGAGACCATGTCCGGCTACACCACTACAGGAGCTTCTATTCTGGATGATATTGAGGCCCTCCCCGAAGGTATTTTACTTTGGCGAAGCCTTACGCACTGGATCGGGGGAATGGGGATCATTGTTCTGGCCATAGCCATATTGCCGTTGTTGGGTATTGGGGGAATGCAGTTGTTCGCTGCTGAAGCGCCTGGCCCGGGCGGTGACAAGCTCCACCCTAGGATTACCGATACCGCAAAGCGTCTGTGGCTGATTTATTTTGGTTATACCGTATTGGAAAGTTTACTGCTCAAATTTGCGGGAATGTCCTTTTTTGATGCCATCAACCATGCCTTGGCAACCATGTCCACTGGAGGTTTTTCTACCAAAAATGCCAGTTTGGCCTATTGGAACGACCAACCCTTGATTCAGTATATCGTTATCCTGTTTATGTTTTTGGCAGGAAGTAATTTTGTACTTAGTTATTTTGCGCTTACGGGTCGCGGACAGCGTATTTTAAGGGATGAGGAATTCAAATATTATTTTGGGTTTATCGTGATATTTACACTGATTGTTGCTTTGGGCGTTTACTTCAAAGCAAATGTTCCGGTGTCCGATTTTCACCCCATGATTTTTGGGGAGGCCGAAAGTGCCTTTAGGCATAGTCTTTTTCAGGTGATAGCGGTTATTACCACCACGGGTTTTGTCTCGGCAGATTTTACCTCGTGGACCCCGTTTTTGACCGTTTTCTTTTTTGGTTTGATGTTCCTCGGAGGGTCTGCGGGCTCCACGGCAGGGGGAATCAAGGTGATGCGGCACTTGCTCATCATCAAAAATGGAATTTTGGAGTTTAAGCGTACCCTCCATCCCAACGCCGTGATTCCTGTTCGATACAATCAAAAGACGGTAACGGAGCATATCGTGTATAATGTAATCGCCTTTTTCGTGCTCTACATGCTGCTGTTTATCATTGGGTCGTTGGTGCTTGGTTTTCTGGGATTGGACTTTGTTTCTGCCGTGGGTGGTTCGGCCTCTTCTCTGGGCAATGTGGGTCCTGCTTTGGGTAGTTTGAACCCAGTGAGTAACTATAACAGTCTTCCGGCAGCTGGAAAATGGTGGTGTGGCTTCTTAATGCTATTGGGCCGATTGGAACTCTTTACTGTGCTGATTGTCCTTACCCCTTATTTCTGGAAAAAGACCTAA
- the trkA gene encoding Trk system potassium transporter TrkA, with the protein MRIIIAGAGEVGFHLAKLMSYEAQEITLIDTDKERLSYADNHLDIRVLRGDATSIQVLQDAQVDGSDLVIGVTASETTNLTLCVLAKQLGCKRTMARISNTEFMDNRELIKFEQLGIDELISPERLAAMEIQLMLNQSAFNDTYQFEEGLLTMFGVILPKTAPFVGKMVKEAARIFPELNFMPIALQRTGTQFTLIPRGDTVFKEGDQVYFITSDKGVEELYKLSGMQKQDIKNVMILGGSKVGFKTARDLCNKRFNVKLIEKNKEKAFDIADELPHALVINGDGRNVELLEEENLESMDAFIAVTGNSETNIMSCLVAKNKKIKKTIALVENMDYFQLSHSIGVDTLINKKLLAANSIFRYIRKGEVLALTRLNNLNAEILEFEVKATSLVNGEIIRELNFPREASIGGVIRNGEGIIALGDFRIMEGDKVVVCCLPKAIPRIEKLFL; encoded by the coding sequence ATGAGAATCATTATTGCAGGTGCTGGTGAAGTGGGATTTCATTTGGCAAAATTAATGTCTTACGAAGCGCAGGAAATTACCCTGATCGATACCGATAAGGAACGACTGTCCTATGCGGATAACCATTTGGACATTCGGGTGCTTCGCGGCGATGCGACCTCTATCCAGGTTTTGCAGGATGCCCAAGTGGACGGTTCGGACCTTGTGATCGGGGTTACGGCATCGGAGACCACCAATTTGACCTTGTGTGTTCTTGCGAAGCAGTTGGGTTGCAAGCGGACCATGGCGCGTATATCCAATACCGAGTTTATGGACAACCGGGAACTGATCAAGTTTGAGCAGCTGGGCATCGATGAACTGATTTCTCCCGAGCGACTTGCCGCCATGGAAATCCAGTTGATGCTCAATCAGTCCGCTTTTAACGATACCTACCAATTCGAAGAAGGTCTGTTGACCATGTTTGGGGTAATTCTGCCCAAAACCGCGCCTTTTGTTGGTAAAATGGTCAAGGAAGCCGCACGAATTTTCCCGGAACTCAATTTTATGCCCATAGCCCTGCAGCGTACGGGTACGCAGTTCACCTTGATTCCGCGTGGAGATACCGTCTTCAAAGAAGGCGATCAGGTGTATTTTATTACTTCTGACAAAGGGGTAGAGGAGTTGTACAAACTTTCGGGGATGCAAAAACAGGACATCAAAAATGTGATGATCTTGGGAGGAAGCAAAGTCGGTTTTAAAACGGCACGCGACCTTTGCAACAAAAGATTCAATGTTAAATTGATCGAAAAGAACAAGGAAAAGGCCTTTGATATTGCCGACGAACTACCGCATGCCTTGGTTATAAACGGAGACGGGCGGAATGTGGAACTCCTGGAAGAGGAGAACCTCGAATCCATGGATGCCTTTATTGCGGTAACGGGGAACTCCGAAACCAATATTATGTCCTGCTTGGTGGCCAAGAACAAAAAGATCAAGAAGACCATCGCCTTGGTGGAAAATATGGATTACTTTCAGTTGTCCCACTCTATTGGAGTTGACACGTTGATCAATAAAAAGCTCCTTGCCGCCAATAGTATTTTCAGATACATCCGTAAGGGCGAGGTATTGGCCTTGACCCGGTTGAACAATTTAAATGCCGAGATATTGGAGTTTGAAGTGAAAGCTACCTCCTTGGTGAACGGAGAGATTATCCGAGAATTGAATTTTCCCAGAGAGGCCAGTATCGGTGGGGTTATCAGAAATGGGGAAGGGATTATTGCCCTTGGTGATTTTAGGATCATGGAAGGGGACAAGGTTGTGGTCTGCTGCTTGCCCAAAGCCATTCCACGGATAGAAAAGCTGTTCCTCTAA
- the rpsO gene encoding 30S ribosomal protein S15, translating to MYLTKEVKAEIFKKYGGSESNTGSTEGQIALFTHRINHLTGHLKRNHKDYNTERSLVALVGKRRSLLDYLKKKDIEKYRSLIKELNIRK from the coding sequence ATGTATTTAACAAAAGAAGTAAAAGCCGAAATTTTCAAGAAATACGGCGGCTCTGAGAGCAACACCGGTTCTACGGAAGGACAAATTGCATTGTTCACGCACCGTATCAACCATTTGACAGGTCACCTTAAAAGGAACCACAAGGATTACAACACCGAGCGTTCTTTGGTGGCATTGGTAGGTAAAAGACGTAGTCTTTTGGATTACCTAAAGAAAAAAGACATTGAAAAATATCGTTCCTTGATCAAGGAATTGAATATTAGAAAATAA
- a CDS encoding RNA methyltransferase, with translation MKQKKYRSQHGLFVVEGEKVVRELMEATVKPFALFVDDSTLLKKFEDAELVPPQVLKQMSSLTHPSGILGVFHMMERRDKTKADWTVVLDAVRDPGNLGTIIRLCDWFGVDELVCSSDTVDCYNPKVLQATMGSIARVSVTYTNIADYLSESERPIYGAYMDGASVYRTNLGENGILVMGNEANGISEEIGKLITERISIPQFGVSTTESLNVATATAILLNEIRRG, from the coding sequence TTGAAGCAAAAAAAGTACCGATCTCAACACGGTCTTTTTGTAGTGGAAGGCGAAAAGGTGGTTCGGGAACTGATGGAGGCCACTGTAAAGCCCTTTGCGCTCTTTGTTGATGATTCAACCCTTTTGAAAAAGTTTGAAGATGCAGAGTTGGTTCCGCCCCAAGTGTTGAAACAAATGAGCAGTTTGACCCATCCCAGCGGTATTTTGGGTGTTTTTCACATGATGGAGCGCAGGGATAAAACCAAAGCGGATTGGACTGTGGTGTTGGACGCGGTTAGAGACCCGGGGAATTTGGGCACTATCATCCGATTGTGCGATTGGTTCGGTGTAGATGAATTGGTTTGCTCTTCGGATACCGTAGATTGCTACAATCCCAAAGTGCTGCAGGCGACCATGGGTTCCATTGCACGGGTTTCCGTTACCTATACCAATATTGCTGACTATCTGAGTGAATCGGAACGTCCGATATATGGTGCCTATATGGACGGGGCCTCTGTTTATCGCACCAATTTGGGTGAAAATGGCATTTTGGTGATGGGCAATGAAGCTAATGGTATTTCGGAAGAAATCGGCAAGTTGATTACCGAGCGGATATCGATTCCGCAATTTGGTGTTTCCACCACCGAAAGTTTGAACGTCGCCACTGCAACGGCCATCCTATTGAACGAAATCCGAAGAGGATAG
- the fbaA gene encoding class II fructose-bisphosphate aldolase — protein MSHNIKPGVATGDEVQAIFNHAKANGYALPAVNVIGSDSINAVMETAATLNSPVIIQFSNGGAQFNAGKGLSNENQQAAILGAVAGAKHVHQLAEAYGATVILHTDHCAKKLLPWIDGLLDASEQHYKETGKSLFSSHMIDLSEEPLEENIEICKKYLERMSKMDMTLEIELGITGGEEDGVDNTDVDDSKLYTQPEEVAYAYEELSKVSHRFTIAAAFGNVHGVYKPGNVKLTPKILKNSQEFITEKYGVEHNHIDFVFHGGSGSTVEEIREAIGYGVIKMNIDTDLQYAFLEGVRDYIQGKADYLQAQIGNPEGEDQPNKKYYDPRVWLREGEKTFIARLKKAFEDLNNVNTL, from the coding sequence ATGTCCCACAATATAAAGCCCGGCGTTGCTACCGGGGATGAAGTACAAGCAATTTTCAACCATGCCAAAGCCAACGGATATGCACTTCCGGCCGTTAATGTAATCGGATCGGACAGCATCAATGCCGTCATGGAAACCGCTGCCACACTAAACTCTCCCGTAATCATTCAATTTTCCAATGGAGGGGCCCAATTCAATGCTGGTAAAGGACTTTCCAACGAAAACCAACAAGCTGCCATTTTGGGAGCCGTTGCGGGGGCAAAACATGTACACCAATTGGCCGAGGCTTATGGAGCTACCGTGATTCTTCATACCGACCACTGTGCCAAGAAACTGTTGCCTTGGATCGATGGGCTTTTGGACGCTAGTGAGCAACATTATAAAGAAACTGGAAAATCCTTGTTCAGTTCGCATATGATCGACCTTTCCGAAGAACCCCTCGAGGAAAATATTGAAATCTGCAAAAAGTATCTGGAGCGCATGAGCAAAATGGATATGACTTTGGAGATTGAATTGGGAATCACTGGAGGTGAAGAAGATGGTGTGGATAATACGGATGTGGACGATTCCAAATTATACACCCAGCCCGAAGAAGTAGCCTACGCTTATGAGGAACTTTCCAAAGTAAGCCATAGATTTACCATAGCAGCTGCATTTGGTAACGTTCACGGGGTATACAAACCTGGAAACGTAAAATTGACACCAAAAATCTTGAAAAACTCCCAAGAGTTCATTACAGAAAAATACGGAGTAGAGCACAATCATATCGACTTTGTATTCCACGGAGGTTCCGGTTCCACAGTGGAGGAAATCCGCGAAGCTATCGGTTATGGGGTCATCAAAATGAATATCGACACCGATCTGCAATACGCATTTTTGGAAGGAGTTAGGGACTATATCCAAGGAAAAGCAGATTACCTACAAGCCCAAATTGGAAACCCAGAGGGTGAAGACCAACCCAACAAAAAGTATTACGACCCACGTGTTTGGCTTCGCGAAGGTGAAAAAACCTTTATTGCCCGCTTAAAAAAGGCTTTTGAAGATTTGAACAACGTGAACACCCTATAA
- a CDS encoding porin family protein, with translation MKNLLIFFGLIVLSCPMAQAQFGGDPILNLQNEDKKFLNWGYYLGFNQYDFQFEYKEDIGRDILVDKSFGFNVGLIGELRINEFLDARFEPGLLYTARTLGFPGFTNQADAIREVRSTYIRFPLLIKASTRRIGNWKPFITAGVYTSINLGSNEDSLDDNSTGQFRMKQNVYGYELGFGIDLYTEYFKFTPSIRGVFALTDELVPDNDPNSPWTGNIAAMRTRGIFINFTFE, from the coding sequence ATGAAAAATCTCCTGATTTTCTTTGGACTGATTGTACTATCATGCCCAATGGCCCAAGCCCAGTTTGGAGGCGATCCAATATTGAACCTTCAGAACGAAGACAAAAAATTCCTGAATTGGGGGTACTATCTCGGTTTTAACCAATACGATTTCCAGTTTGAATACAAAGAGGACATAGGAAGGGATATTTTGGTGGATAAGAGTTTTGGTTTCAATGTGGGGTTGATTGGTGAACTGCGAATCAACGAGTTTTTGGATGCGCGGTTTGAGCCTGGCCTACTTTACACAGCCCGAACTTTGGGTTTTCCCGGTTTTACTAATCAAGCCGATGCCATTCGTGAGGTACGGTCTACCTACATTCGATTTCCACTGTTGATCAAGGCCAGCACCCGGAGAATCGGGAACTGGAAACCATTCATCACAGCTGGGGTGTACACGTCCATCAATCTTGGGAGCAATGAAGACAGCTTGGACGACAACAGCACGGGGCAATTCCGTATGAAACAGAATGTGTATGGGTATGAACTGGGATTCGGGATTGATCTCTACACCGAATATTTCAAATTTACCCCATCCATTCGTGGCGTTTTTGCGCTGACGGATGAACTGGTTCCCGACAATGACCCAAATAGCCCATGGACCGGAAACATAGCAGCCATGCGAACAAGGGGCATTTTCATCAACTTTACCTTTGAATAA